In one Culex quinquefasciatus strain JHB chromosome 2, VPISU_Cqui_1.0_pri_paternal, whole genome shotgun sequence genomic region, the following are encoded:
- the LOC6035889 gene encoding huntingtin-interacting protein 1 isoform X3, whose protein sequence is MSLTDKEYHNLTISISKAVSNHEMPIKVKHVRASIIGTFHSKGGHAFWAIAIRQPIQENRIVAWKFCHLLHKILREGHPLCCQHSMRHRGMLIEAGKLWGHLNDGYGICIKHYTKLLVTKLEFHDRNPRIPGSLALKPGELERIGEGDINFYFQLAVEIFDYLDDIVALQATIFNSITTFCVSSMTSAGQCRLAPLIPCVQDSNPLYDFVVRIMFKLHANLPSDLLTGHRERFRTLFHQLKSFYNQSRNLQYFVNLITVPKLPDAPPNFEQQSDLGNYQAPVIVMPDSDPADNDTESVVSDSLIDTTEAAPPIPELPHHHNNHHQQSAAPQTPAPQLLELERLLRERDDLIRHLQMEIERLSNYVKSLTIEQRDVQHRLEDQIAQLNSHLAQAQGELSTLRIQKEELELRAQTAPTLEQKAQAEEERAKASEEKFQKLKTMYTQIRDEHVKLLRQTKFYEYKVNCYKQHGEVSKQLAASSKAASDATKAKEEVRIQLDELHQQQAVVQEQLQQSSSESRREQEQIAEELKQVSERYETLRSKYEEMEANRQAEIAELRISLERVQGELGTFQSDREVLQAEKGALESSLGEVQSEREQLNRQYEEVLAKMEALNLKTEEYTKEEASLQQSVQEKSQQAQELVDKLNHLQRDYESLQQQHADLEAAKAAQEQEFNRIHEEDLLKLDSLQGELTEKVTTLSAEKDNLFAVKEDTVQQLLLLQTESSQRTADFDSLEKDLKNVIEQKDHELEELRSRYKEMEEKYQSLDANMDRLLAEKGAIESDLQDLLHQQEEMDARYQTALGTIRNLEDSLADAKITGESALRALLEACIKSSEKLTLRAISENEMPGAGGTPTYFLMIAEELQDVLSKLTIVHDNYLKDNTTNVESLARKVIIGAHLLASAHVQGMSICNRSANIECGERIAEEVKQLGGSIASLFQSLQKTSESDAVGEKIVDLKDKLQAVTDMIGDLSKQTDGTENLGDLVENELSSMDKAIEEAAAQIEEMLSKSRASDSGIKLEVNEKILDACTNLMQAIRVLVQKSRLLQSEIVALGKGSASAKEFYKRNHQWTEGLISAAKSVAQGANFLVTAANKTVAGGARHQLDLIVAAQEIAACTAQLVVASRVKAPRGSQNLNALGSASKQVTQATGIVVATAKDCSQRLEDSQDLDLGSLTVHQAKTREMEIQVKVLELEQALQMERMRLAAFRKKNYQAPVEE, encoded by the exons ATGTCGCTGACCGATAAAGAGTACCACAATCTG ACCATCAGCATCTCGAAGGCCGTCAGCAACCATGAGATGCCCATCAAGGTCAAACACGTCCGAGCGTCCATCATCGGAACGTTCCACAGCAAGGGTGGCCACGCGTTCTGGGCGATCGCCATCCGGCAGCCCATCCAGGAGAACCGGATCGTGGCGTGGAAGTTTTGCCACCTGCTGCACAAGATTCTGCGCGAGGGCCACCCGCTGTGCTGCCAGCACTCGATGCGCCACCGCGGCATGTTGATCGAAGCCGGTAAGCTGTGGGGCCACCTGAACGATGGCTACGGCATCTGCATCAAGCACTACACGAAACTGCTCGTCACCAAGCTGGAGTTCCACGACCGGAATCCCAGAATACCGGGCAGCTTGGCGCTGAAGCCTGGCGAGCTGGAGCGAATCGGCGAGGGAGATATCAACTTCTA CTTTCAACTTGCAGTAGAAATCTTCGACTATCTCGACGATATCGTTGCTCTCCAAGCCACCA TCTTCAACTCGATCACCACGTTCTGCGTGAGCTCGATGACCTCGGCGGGCCAGTGTCGCCTCGCGCCCCTAATCCCGTGCGTCCAAGACTCGAACCCGCTGTACGACTTTGTCGTACGCATCATGTTCAAGCTGCACGCGAACCTTCCCTCGGACCTGCTGACCGGCCACCGCGAACGCTTCCGGACGCTCTTCCACCAGCTCAAGTCGTTCTACAACCAGTCCCGCAACCTGCAGTACTTTGTGAACCTCATCACGGTGCCCAAACTCCCGGACGCCCCACCCAACTTTGAACAGCAAAGTGACCTGGGCAACTACCAGGCCCCGGTCATCGTGATGCCCGATTCGGACCCCGCGGACAACGACACCGAGTCGGTCGTGTCGGACAGTCTGATCGACACCACCGAAGCGGCGCCACCAATCCCAGAACTGCCCCATCACCACAACAATCACCACCAACAGTCAGCCGCTCCCCAAACTCCAGCGCCCCAACTGCTGGAGCTGGAGCGGCTCCTCCGCGAGCGGGACGACCTGATTCGGCACCTGCAGATGGAGATCGAGCGGCTTTCCAACTACGTCAAGTCGCTGACGATCGAGCAGCGCGACGTGCAGCACCGCCTCGAGGATCAGATCGCTCAGCTGAACTCGCACCTGGCGCAGGCACAGGGTGAGCTGTCCACGCTGCGAATTCAGAAGGAGGAGCTGGAGCTGCGGGCGCAAACGGCGCCAACGTTGGAAC aaaaagccCAAGCCGAGGAGGAGCGCGCCAAGGCCAGCGAGGAGAAGTTCCAGAAGCTGAAAACGATGTACACCCAGATCCGGGACGAACACGTGAAGCTGCTGCGCCAG ACAAAGTTTTACGAATACAAAGTTAATTGCTACAAACAG CACGGTGAAGTCAGCAAGCAGCTGGCCGCGTCCAGCAAGGCCGCTTCGGACGCCACCAAGGCCAAGGAGGAGGTCCGCATCCAGCTGGACGAGCTGCACCAGCAGCAAGCGGTCGTGCAGGAACAGCTGCAGCAAAGTTCGTCGGAGTCGCGCCGCGAGCAGGAACAGATCGCCGAGGAACTGAAGCAGGTTTCCGAACGGTACGAAACGCTGCGCAGCAAGTACGAAGAGATGGAAGCGAACCGCCAGGCGGAGATTGCCGAGCTGCGGATTAGCTTGGAGCGTGTCCAGGGGGAGCTGGGAACGTTCCAGAGCGATCGGGAGGTGCTGCAGGCGGAGAAGGGCGCTCTGGAGAGCAGCTTGGGTGAGGTTCAGAGCGAGCGGGAACAGCTGAACCGACAGTACGAGGAGGTGCTGGCCAAGATGGAGGCGTTGAACCTGAAAACGGAGGAGTACACGAAGGAAGAGGCTTCGCTACAGCAGAGTGTGCAGGAGAAGTCGCAACAGGCGCAAG AACTCGTGGACAAACTGAACCACCTCCAACGGGACTACGAATCGCTGCAACAACAACACGCCGATCTGGAAGCAGCCAAGGCGGCTCAGGAGCAGGAGTTCAACCGAATCCACGAGGAAGATCTGCTCAAGCTGGATTCGCTGCAGGGTGAACTGACCGAAAAGGTGACCACGTTGAGCGCCGAGAAGGACAACCTGTTTGCCGTCAAGGAGGACACCGTGCAGCAGCTACTGCTGCTGCAGACCGAATCTAGCCAGCGGACGGCGGACTTTGACTCACTGGAGAAGGACCTCAAGAACGTGATCGAGCAGAAGGATCACGAGCTAGAGGAACTTCGCTCGCGGTACAAGGAGATGGAGGAAAAGTACCAG tctctcGATGCAAATATGGACCGACTGCTGGCCGAGAAGGGAGCAATCGAGTCCGACCTGCAAGATTTACTCCACCAACAGGAAGAGATGGACGCGCGCTACCAGACGGCCCTCGGAACCATCCGAAACCTGGAGGACTCGCTCGCGGACGCCAAGATCACCGGAGAAAGCGCCCTGCGCGCCCTCCTCGAGGCCTGTATCAAATCCTCGGAGAAGCTCACCCTGAGAGCGATCAGCGAAAACGAAATGCCCGGCGCCGGAGGAACGCCCACCTACTTCCTGATGATCGCCGAGGAGCTGCAGGACGTGCTGTCCAAGCTGACGATCGTGCACGACAACTACCTGAAGGATAACACGACGAACGTGGAGTCACTGGCGCGGAAGGTCATTATCGGGGCGCATCTGCTGGCGTCGGCGCACGTGCAGGGAATGTCGATCTGCAACCGGTCGGCGAACATTGAGTGTGGCGAGc GCATAGCGGAGGAGGTCAAGCAGCTGGGCGGCTCCATTGCCAGCCTGTTCCAGTCACTGCAGAAAACGAGCGAATCGGACGCCGTAGGGGAGAAGATCGTCGACTTGAAGGACAAGCTGCAAGCGGTCACGGACATGATCGGCGACCTGAGCAAGCAAACCGACGGTACGGAAAATTTGGGCGACCTGGTCGAGAACGAGCTCAGCAGTATGGACAAGGCCATCGAAGAGGCGGCGGCCCAGATTGAG GAAATGCTCTCCAAGTCGCGCGCTTCGGACTCCGGCATCAAGCTCGAGGTGAACGAGAAGATCCTGGACGCGTGCACAAACCTGATGCAGGCTATCCGCGTGCTGGTCCAAAAGTCCCGCCTTCTCCAGTCGGAGATTGTGGCTCTCGGCAAGGGTTCGGCCTCGGCCAAGGAGTTCTACAAGCGAAACCACCAATGGACCGAGGGACTCATCTCGGCGGCCAAGAGCGTAGCCCAGGGCGCGAACTTCCTGGT GACGGCCGCGAACAAAACCGTCGCCGGTGGGGCCCGCCACCAGCTGGATCTGATTGTGGCCGCCCAGGAGATCGCAGCCTGCACGGCCCAGCTGGTGGTGGCGAGCCGCGTCAAGGCACCCCGCGGAAGCCAGAACCTGAACGCGCTCGGGTCCGCCTCCAAGCAGGTCACCCAGGCGACCGGCATCGTGGTGGCCACCGCCAAAGACTGCAGCCAACGGCTCGAGGACTCGCAGGACCTGGACCTGGGCTCGCTGACCGTGCACCAGGCCAAAACGCGCGAGATGGAGATCCAGGTCAAGGTGCTCGAGCTCGAGCAGGCCCTCCAGATGGAACGGATGCGGTTGGCGGCGTTCCGCAAGAAAAACTACCAAGCACCGGTCGAGGAATAA
- the LOC6035889 gene encoding huntingtin-interacting protein 1 isoform X6: MSLTDKEYHNLTISISKAVSNHEMPIKVKHVRASIIGTFHSKGGHAFWAIAIRQPIQENRIVAWKFCHLLHKILREGHPLCCQHSMRHRGMLIEAGKLWGHLNDGYGICIKHYTKLLVTKLEFHDRNPRIPGSLALKPGELERIGEGDINFYFQLAVEIFDYLDDIVALQATIFNSITTFCVSSMTSAGQCRLAPLIPCVQDSNPLYDFVVRIMFKLHANLPSDLLTGHRERFRTLFHQLKSFYNQSRNLQYFVNLITVPKLPDAPPNFEQQSDLGNYQAPVIVMPDSDPADNDTESVVSDSLIDTTEAAPPIPELPHHHNNHHQQSAAPQTPAPQLLELERLLRERDDLIRHLQMEIERLSNYVKSLTIEQRDVQHRLEDQIAQLNSHLAQAQGELSTLRIQKEELELRAQTAPTLEQKAQAEEERAKASEEKFQKLKTMYTQIRDEHVKLLRQHGEVSKQLAASSKAASDATKAKEEVRIQLDELHQQQAVVQEQLQQSSSESRREQEQIAEELKQVSERYETLRSKYEEMEANRQAEIAELRISLERVQGELGTFQSDREVLQAEKGALESSLGEVQSEREQLNRQYEEVLAKMEALNLKTEEYTKEEASLQQSVQEKSQQAQELVDKLNHLQRDYESLQQQHADLEAAKAAQEQEFNRIHEEDLLKLDSLQGELTEKVTTLSAEKDNLFAVKEDTVQQLLLLQTESSQRTADFDSLEKDLKNVIEQKDHELEELRSRYKEMEEKYQSLDANMDRLLAEKGAIESDLQDLLHQQEEMDARYQTALGTIRNLEDSLADAKITGESALRALLEACIKSSEKLTLRAISENEMPGAGGTPTYFLMIAEELQDVLSKLTIVHDNYLKDNTTNVESLARKVIIGAHLLASAHVQGMSICNRSANIECGERIAEEVKQLGGSIASLFQSLQKTSESDAVGEKIVDLKDKLQAVTDMIGDLSKQTDGTENLGDLVENELSSMDKAIEEAAAQIEEMLSKSRASDSGIKLEVNEKILDACTNLMQAIRVLVQKSRLLQSEIVALGKGSASAKEFYKRNHQWTEGLISAAKSVAQGANFLVTAANKTVAGGARHQLDLIVAAQEIAACTAQLVVASRVKAPRGSQNLNALGSASKQVTQATGIVVATAKDCSQRLEDSQDLDLGSLTVHQAKTREMEIQVKVLELEQALQMERMRLAAFRKKNYQAPVEE; encoded by the exons ATGTCGCTGACCGATAAAGAGTACCACAATCTG ACCATCAGCATCTCGAAGGCCGTCAGCAACCATGAGATGCCCATCAAGGTCAAACACGTCCGAGCGTCCATCATCGGAACGTTCCACAGCAAGGGTGGCCACGCGTTCTGGGCGATCGCCATCCGGCAGCCCATCCAGGAGAACCGGATCGTGGCGTGGAAGTTTTGCCACCTGCTGCACAAGATTCTGCGCGAGGGCCACCCGCTGTGCTGCCAGCACTCGATGCGCCACCGCGGCATGTTGATCGAAGCCGGTAAGCTGTGGGGCCACCTGAACGATGGCTACGGCATCTGCATCAAGCACTACACGAAACTGCTCGTCACCAAGCTGGAGTTCCACGACCGGAATCCCAGAATACCGGGCAGCTTGGCGCTGAAGCCTGGCGAGCTGGAGCGAATCGGCGAGGGAGATATCAACTTCTA CTTTCAACTTGCAGTAGAAATCTTCGACTATCTCGACGATATCGTTGCTCTCCAAGCCACCA TCTTCAACTCGATCACCACGTTCTGCGTGAGCTCGATGACCTCGGCGGGCCAGTGTCGCCTCGCGCCCCTAATCCCGTGCGTCCAAGACTCGAACCCGCTGTACGACTTTGTCGTACGCATCATGTTCAAGCTGCACGCGAACCTTCCCTCGGACCTGCTGACCGGCCACCGCGAACGCTTCCGGACGCTCTTCCACCAGCTCAAGTCGTTCTACAACCAGTCCCGCAACCTGCAGTACTTTGTGAACCTCATCACGGTGCCCAAACTCCCGGACGCCCCACCCAACTTTGAACAGCAAAGTGACCTGGGCAACTACCAGGCCCCGGTCATCGTGATGCCCGATTCGGACCCCGCGGACAACGACACCGAGTCGGTCGTGTCGGACAGTCTGATCGACACCACCGAAGCGGCGCCACCAATCCCAGAACTGCCCCATCACCACAACAATCACCACCAACAGTCAGCCGCTCCCCAAACTCCAGCGCCCCAACTGCTGGAGCTGGAGCGGCTCCTCCGCGAGCGGGACGACCTGATTCGGCACCTGCAGATGGAGATCGAGCGGCTTTCCAACTACGTCAAGTCGCTGACGATCGAGCAGCGCGACGTGCAGCACCGCCTCGAGGATCAGATCGCTCAGCTGAACTCGCACCTGGCGCAGGCACAGGGTGAGCTGTCCACGCTGCGAATTCAGAAGGAGGAGCTGGAGCTGCGGGCGCAAACGGCGCCAACGTTGGAAC aaaaagccCAAGCCGAGGAGGAGCGCGCCAAGGCCAGCGAGGAGAAGTTCCAGAAGCTGAAAACGATGTACACCCAGATCCGGGACGAACACGTGAAGCTGCTGCGCCAG CACGGTGAAGTCAGCAAGCAGCTGGCCGCGTCCAGCAAGGCCGCTTCGGACGCCACCAAGGCCAAGGAGGAGGTCCGCATCCAGCTGGACGAGCTGCACCAGCAGCAAGCGGTCGTGCAGGAACAGCTGCAGCAAAGTTCGTCGGAGTCGCGCCGCGAGCAGGAACAGATCGCCGAGGAACTGAAGCAGGTTTCCGAACGGTACGAAACGCTGCGCAGCAAGTACGAAGAGATGGAAGCGAACCGCCAGGCGGAGATTGCCGAGCTGCGGATTAGCTTGGAGCGTGTCCAGGGGGAGCTGGGAACGTTCCAGAGCGATCGGGAGGTGCTGCAGGCGGAGAAGGGCGCTCTGGAGAGCAGCTTGGGTGAGGTTCAGAGCGAGCGGGAACAGCTGAACCGACAGTACGAGGAGGTGCTGGCCAAGATGGAGGCGTTGAACCTGAAAACGGAGGAGTACACGAAGGAAGAGGCTTCGCTACAGCAGAGTGTGCAGGAGAAGTCGCAACAGGCGCAAG AACTCGTGGACAAACTGAACCACCTCCAACGGGACTACGAATCGCTGCAACAACAACACGCCGATCTGGAAGCAGCCAAGGCGGCTCAGGAGCAGGAGTTCAACCGAATCCACGAGGAAGATCTGCTCAAGCTGGATTCGCTGCAGGGTGAACTGACCGAAAAGGTGACCACGTTGAGCGCCGAGAAGGACAACCTGTTTGCCGTCAAGGAGGACACCGTGCAGCAGCTACTGCTGCTGCAGACCGAATCTAGCCAGCGGACGGCGGACTTTGACTCACTGGAGAAGGACCTCAAGAACGTGATCGAGCAGAAGGATCACGAGCTAGAGGAACTTCGCTCGCGGTACAAGGAGATGGAGGAAAAGTACCAG tctctcGATGCAAATATGGACCGACTGCTGGCCGAGAAGGGAGCAATCGAGTCCGACCTGCAAGATTTACTCCACCAACAGGAAGAGATGGACGCGCGCTACCAGACGGCCCTCGGAACCATCCGAAACCTGGAGGACTCGCTCGCGGACGCCAAGATCACCGGAGAAAGCGCCCTGCGCGCCCTCCTCGAGGCCTGTATCAAATCCTCGGAGAAGCTCACCCTGAGAGCGATCAGCGAAAACGAAATGCCCGGCGCCGGAGGAACGCCCACCTACTTCCTGATGATCGCCGAGGAGCTGCAGGACGTGCTGTCCAAGCTGACGATCGTGCACGACAACTACCTGAAGGATAACACGACGAACGTGGAGTCACTGGCGCGGAAGGTCATTATCGGGGCGCATCTGCTGGCGTCGGCGCACGTGCAGGGAATGTCGATCTGCAACCGGTCGGCGAACATTGAGTGTGGCGAGc GCATAGCGGAGGAGGTCAAGCAGCTGGGCGGCTCCATTGCCAGCCTGTTCCAGTCACTGCAGAAAACGAGCGAATCGGACGCCGTAGGGGAGAAGATCGTCGACTTGAAGGACAAGCTGCAAGCGGTCACGGACATGATCGGCGACCTGAGCAAGCAAACCGACGGTACGGAAAATTTGGGCGACCTGGTCGAGAACGAGCTCAGCAGTATGGACAAGGCCATCGAAGAGGCGGCGGCCCAGATTGAG GAAATGCTCTCCAAGTCGCGCGCTTCGGACTCCGGCATCAAGCTCGAGGTGAACGAGAAGATCCTGGACGCGTGCACAAACCTGATGCAGGCTATCCGCGTGCTGGTCCAAAAGTCCCGCCTTCTCCAGTCGGAGATTGTGGCTCTCGGCAAGGGTTCGGCCTCGGCCAAGGAGTTCTACAAGCGAAACCACCAATGGACCGAGGGACTCATCTCGGCGGCCAAGAGCGTAGCCCAGGGCGCGAACTTCCTGGT GACGGCCGCGAACAAAACCGTCGCCGGTGGGGCCCGCCACCAGCTGGATCTGATTGTGGCCGCCCAGGAGATCGCAGCCTGCACGGCCCAGCTGGTGGTGGCGAGCCGCGTCAAGGCACCCCGCGGAAGCCAGAACCTGAACGCGCTCGGGTCCGCCTCCAAGCAGGTCACCCAGGCGACCGGCATCGTGGTGGCCACCGCCAAAGACTGCAGCCAACGGCTCGAGGACTCGCAGGACCTGGACCTGGGCTCGCTGACCGTGCACCAGGCCAAAACGCGCGAGATGGAGATCCAGGTCAAGGTGCTCGAGCTCGAGCAGGCCCTCCAGATGGAACGGATGCGGTTGGCGGCGTTCCGCAAGAAAAACTACCAAGCACCGGTCGAGGAATAA
- the LOC6035889 gene encoding huntingtin-interacting protein 1 isoform X2: MASISLPRVLQSKKNNLEIEHENLVKNMTISISKAVSNHEMPIKVKHVRASIIGTFHSKGGHAFWAIAIRQPIQENRIVAWKFCHLLHKILREGHPLCCQHSMRHRGMLIEAGKLWGHLNDGYGICIKHYTKLLVTKLEFHDRNPRIPGSLALKPGELERIGEGDINFYFQLAVEIFDYLDDIVALQATIFNSITTFCVSSMTSAGQCRLAPLIPCVQDSNPLYDFVVRIMFKLHANLPSDLLTGHRERFRTLFHQLKSFYNQSRNLQYFVNLITVPKLPDAPPNFEQQSDLGNYQAPVIVMPDSDPADNDTESVVSDSLIDTTEAAPPIPELPHHHNNHHQQSAAPQTPAPQLLELERLLRERDDLIRHLQMEIERLSNYVKSLTIEQRDVQHRLEDQIAQLNSHLAQAQGELSTLRIQKEELELRAQTAPTLEQKAQAEEERAKASEEKFQKLKTMYTQIRDEHVKLLRQHGEVSKQLAASSKAASDATKAKEEVRIQLDELHQQQAVVQEQLQQSSSESRREQEQIAEELKQVSERYETLRSKYEEMEANRQAEIAELRISLERVQGELGTFQSDREVLQAEKGALESSLGEVQSEREQLNRQYEEVLAKMEALNLKTEEYTKEEASLQQSVQEKSQQAQELVDKLNHLQRDYESLQQQHADLEAAKAAQEQEFNRIHEEDLLKLDSLQGELTEKVTTLSAEKDNLFAVKEDTVQQLLLLQTESSQRTADFDSLEKDLKNVIEQKDHELEELRSRYKEMEEKYQSLDANMDRLLAEKGAIESDLQDLLHQQEEMDARYQTALGTIRNLEDSLADAKITGESALRALLEACIKSSEKLTLRAISENEMPGAGGTPTYFLMIAEELQDVLSKLTIVHDNYLKDNTTNVESLARKVIIGAHLLASAHVQGMSICNRSANIECGERIAEEVKQLGGSIASLFQSLQKTSESDAVGEKIVDLKDKLQAVTDMIGDLSKQTDGTENLGDLVENELSSMDKAIEEAAAQIEEMLSKSRASDSGIKLEVNEKILDACTNLMQAIRVLVQKSRLLQSEIVALGKGSASAKEFYKRNHQWTEGLISAAKSVAQGANFLVTAANKTVAGGARHQLDLIVAAQEIAACTAQLVVASRVKAPRGSQNLNALGSASKQVTQATGIVVATAKDCSQRLEDSQDLDLGSLTVHQAKTREMEIQVKVLELEQALQMERMRLAAFRKKNYQAPVEE; encoded by the exons ACCATCAGCATCTCGAAGGCCGTCAGCAACCATGAGATGCCCATCAAGGTCAAACACGTCCGAGCGTCCATCATCGGAACGTTCCACAGCAAGGGTGGCCACGCGTTCTGGGCGATCGCCATCCGGCAGCCCATCCAGGAGAACCGGATCGTGGCGTGGAAGTTTTGCCACCTGCTGCACAAGATTCTGCGCGAGGGCCACCCGCTGTGCTGCCAGCACTCGATGCGCCACCGCGGCATGTTGATCGAAGCCGGTAAGCTGTGGGGCCACCTGAACGATGGCTACGGCATCTGCATCAAGCACTACACGAAACTGCTCGTCACCAAGCTGGAGTTCCACGACCGGAATCCCAGAATACCGGGCAGCTTGGCGCTGAAGCCTGGCGAGCTGGAGCGAATCGGCGAGGGAGATATCAACTTCTA CTTTCAACTTGCAGTAGAAATCTTCGACTATCTCGACGATATCGTTGCTCTCCAAGCCACCA TCTTCAACTCGATCACCACGTTCTGCGTGAGCTCGATGACCTCGGCGGGCCAGTGTCGCCTCGCGCCCCTAATCCCGTGCGTCCAAGACTCGAACCCGCTGTACGACTTTGTCGTACGCATCATGTTCAAGCTGCACGCGAACCTTCCCTCGGACCTGCTGACCGGCCACCGCGAACGCTTCCGGACGCTCTTCCACCAGCTCAAGTCGTTCTACAACCAGTCCCGCAACCTGCAGTACTTTGTGAACCTCATCACGGTGCCCAAACTCCCGGACGCCCCACCCAACTTTGAACAGCAAAGTGACCTGGGCAACTACCAGGCCCCGGTCATCGTGATGCCCGATTCGGACCCCGCGGACAACGACACCGAGTCGGTCGTGTCGGACAGTCTGATCGACACCACCGAAGCGGCGCCACCAATCCCAGAACTGCCCCATCACCACAACAATCACCACCAACAGTCAGCCGCTCCCCAAACTCCAGCGCCCCAACTGCTGGAGCTGGAGCGGCTCCTCCGCGAGCGGGACGACCTGATTCGGCACCTGCAGATGGAGATCGAGCGGCTTTCCAACTACGTCAAGTCGCTGACGATCGAGCAGCGCGACGTGCAGCACCGCCTCGAGGATCAGATCGCTCAGCTGAACTCGCACCTGGCGCAGGCACAGGGTGAGCTGTCCACGCTGCGAATTCAGAAGGAGGAGCTGGAGCTGCGGGCGCAAACGGCGCCAACGTTGGAAC aaaaagccCAAGCCGAGGAGGAGCGCGCCAAGGCCAGCGAGGAGAAGTTCCAGAAGCTGAAAACGATGTACACCCAGATCCGGGACGAACACGTGAAGCTGCTGCGCCAG CACGGTGAAGTCAGCAAGCAGCTGGCCGCGTCCAGCAAGGCCGCTTCGGACGCCACCAAGGCCAAGGAGGAGGTCCGCATCCAGCTGGACGAGCTGCACCAGCAGCAAGCGGTCGTGCAGGAACAGCTGCAGCAAAGTTCGTCGGAGTCGCGCCGCGAGCAGGAACAGATCGCCGAGGAACTGAAGCAGGTTTCCGAACGGTACGAAACGCTGCGCAGCAAGTACGAAGAGATGGAAGCGAACCGCCAGGCGGAGATTGCCGAGCTGCGGATTAGCTTGGAGCGTGTCCAGGGGGAGCTGGGAACGTTCCAGAGCGATCGGGAGGTGCTGCAGGCGGAGAAGGGCGCTCTGGAGAGCAGCTTGGGTGAGGTTCAGAGCGAGCGGGAACAGCTGAACCGACAGTACGAGGAGGTGCTGGCCAAGATGGAGGCGTTGAACCTGAAAACGGAGGAGTACACGAAGGAAGAGGCTTCGCTACAGCAGAGTGTGCAGGAGAAGTCGCAACAGGCGCAAG AACTCGTGGACAAACTGAACCACCTCCAACGGGACTACGAATCGCTGCAACAACAACACGCCGATCTGGAAGCAGCCAAGGCGGCTCAGGAGCAGGAGTTCAACCGAATCCACGAGGAAGATCTGCTCAAGCTGGATTCGCTGCAGGGTGAACTGACCGAAAAGGTGACCACGTTGAGCGCCGAGAAGGACAACCTGTTTGCCGTCAAGGAGGACACCGTGCAGCAGCTACTGCTGCTGCAGACCGAATCTAGCCAGCGGACGGCGGACTTTGACTCACTGGAGAAGGACCTCAAGAACGTGATCGAGCAGAAGGATCACGAGCTAGAGGAACTTCGCTCGCGGTACAAGGAGATGGAGGAAAAGTACCAG tctctcGATGCAAATATGGACCGACTGCTGGCCGAGAAGGGAGCAATCGAGTCCGACCTGCAAGATTTACTCCACCAACAGGAAGAGATGGACGCGCGCTACCAGACGGCCCTCGGAACCATCCGAAACCTGGAGGACTCGCTCGCGGACGCCAAGATCACCGGAGAAAGCGCCCTGCGCGCCCTCCTCGAGGCCTGTATCAAATCCTCGGAGAAGCTCACCCTGAGAGCGATCAGCGAAAACGAAATGCCCGGCGCCGGAGGAACGCCCACCTACTTCCTGATGATCGCCGAGGAGCTGCAGGACGTGCTGTCCAAGCTGACGATCGTGCACGACAACTACCTGAAGGATAACACGACGAACGTGGAGTCACTGGCGCGGAAGGTCATTATCGGGGCGCATCTGCTGGCGTCGGCGCACGTGCAGGGAATGTCGATCTGCAACCGGTCGGCGAACATTGAGTGTGGCGAGc GCATAGCGGAGGAGGTCAAGCAGCTGGGCGGCTCCATTGCCAGCCTGTTCCAGTCACTGCAGAAAACGAGCGAATCGGACGCCGTAGGGGAGAAGATCGTCGACTTGAAGGACAAGCTGCAAGCGGTCACGGACATGATCGGCGACCTGAGCAAGCAAACCGACGGTACGGAAAATTTGGGCGACCTGGTCGAGAACGAGCTCAGCAGTATGGACAAGGCCATCGAAGAGGCGGCGGCCCAGATTGAG GAAATGCTCTCCAAGTCGCGCGCTTCGGACTCCGGCATCAAGCTCGAGGTGAACGAGAAGATCCTGGACGCGTGCACAAACCTGATGCAGGCTATCCGCGTGCTGGTCCAAAAGTCCCGCCTTCTCCAGTCGGAGATTGTGGCTCTCGGCAAGGGTTCGGCCTCGGCCAAGGAGTTCTACAAGCGAAACCACCAATGGACCGAGGGACTCATCTCGGCGGCCAAGAGCGTAGCCCAGGGCGCGAACTTCCTGGT GACGGCCGCGAACAAAACCGTCGCCGGTGGGGCCCGCCACCAGCTGGATCTGATTGTGGCCGCCCAGGAGATCGCAGCCTGCACGGCCCAGCTGGTGGTGGCGAGCCGCGTCAAGGCACCCCGCGGAAGCCAGAACCTGAACGCGCTCGGGTCCGCCTCCAAGCAGGTCACCCAGGCGACCGGCATCGTGGTGGCCACCGCCAAAGACTGCAGCCAACGGCTCGAGGACTCGCAGGACCTGGACCTGGGCTCGCTGACCGTGCACCAGGCCAAAACGCGCGAGATGGAGATCCAGGTCAAGGTGCTCGAGCTCGAGCAGGCCCTCCAGATGGAACGGATGCGGTTGGCGGCGTTCCGCAAGAAAAACTACCAAGCACCGGTCGAGGAATAA